The DNA region AATACAATGGAGGAAATTTAAAATGCAAGACAAGAAAGTACTTTTTTCAGGATATGCTAAGTTGCCTACAGGAATTACAGCGAGTGAGATGTATAAAGTAATAGGCATTATAGTAGTTGTCGATATGAAAACTGGATTTATTGAAAATGCTGATTGTACACTCGCTACAAAAACAGCAAGAGATCATGTATGTAGACACATTGTGGGTTATAATCTATCTAATGGACCAGAGGGTTTACAAGAAATTTTAGAAGATGTTTATCAAGGCAGTGCAAAGAAAGCAGTAACAACTGCTATTAGAATTATTTATGACAAATATAAAAGCTATAAAAATGGTGATACACAAGAGCAATTGTCTTAGTAACAAGAAAGGTTGAAATATGAATTTACAATTAAAAAGATTAAAAGAACTATCTGAAGTTGCTGGAGTTTCTGGGAATGAACATCGTATAAAAAATTTACTGAAAGACAGATTGCTTCCAGTAAGTGAAGAAATTTTTTATGATAAATTAGGCAGTGTTATTTTTAAATCTAAAAATAATTCTGACGAGTTG from Succinispira mobilis DSM 6222 includes:
- a CDS encoding DUF3870 domain-containing protein, with the protein product MQDKKVLFSGYAKLPTGITASEMYKVIGIIVVVDMKTGFIENADCTLATKTARDHVCRHIVGYNLSNGPEGLQEILEDVYQGSAKKAVTTAIRIIYDKYKSYKNGDTQEQLS